In Photobacterium sp. TLY01, the following proteins share a genomic window:
- a CDS encoding GntP family permease, with translation MLPISVIGLIIAVFVLIFLVLRTRVHVLIAMLAAACIAGLIGGLSVDDTMSAISKGFGGTLGGIGIVIGLGVMMGAILETSGAGESIAYHFIKWLGKKKEEMALAITGYIVSIPVFVDSALIILYPIAKSLSKTSGRSILTLTVALAGGLVVAHHCIPPTPGPLGVASIFGVDIASMLGLGLVIALPSIYGIVMYARWLEKHFPEYATPVSLPQESDDLKKVHDEYMASKATKNLPSLMKSIMPIAVPILLILVKSLASLLEKQLGFDGLSESALGAVINFVGHPVIALSISTLLAVYTLTPYLDKETTTRKLEEGISTSGIILLVTGAGGALGSVLRESGAGTEIANQIAALSISPIMIPFIIATLVRVIQGSGTVSMITAASISAPVLAEMEGINMLFAASAATMGSLFAGYFNDSLFHIVNRLMGVTEVRKQLVIWTVPTTIAWSIGGSLVMILNLIFGSQGSVFDPVVPLLFLAGCIYFVKSQSKPAAEVAASN, from the coding sequence ATGTTACCCATTTCTGTTATAGGTTTAATTATTGCGGTTTTTGTACTGATTTTTCTGGTGCTGAGAACCCGTGTTCACGTCTTAATCGCGATGCTGGCTGCGGCTTGTATTGCCGGTTTGATTGGCGGGCTGAGTGTGGACGACACCATGTCGGCGATCAGTAAAGGGTTCGGCGGTACGCTGGGCGGTATTGGTATCGTGATTGGTCTGGGTGTCATGATGGGTGCCATTCTCGAAACTTCCGGTGCCGGTGAGTCCATTGCCTATCACTTCATCAAATGGCTGGGCAAGAAGAAAGAGGAGATGGCACTGGCGATTACCGGTTATATCGTCAGTATCCCTGTGTTCGTCGACAGTGCACTGATCATCCTGTATCCGATTGCGAAGTCACTGTCTAAAACCTCTGGCCGTTCCATTCTGACACTGACTGTTGCCCTGGCTGGTGGTCTGGTTGTAGCGCACCACTGTATTCCGCCGACACCTGGTCCGCTGGGCGTTGCCAGTATTTTCGGTGTTGATATCGCCTCTATGCTGGGTCTGGGTCTGGTGATTGCGCTGCCATCTATCTACGGCATTGTGATGTATGCCCGCTGGTTAGAAAAGCACTTCCCGGAATATGCGACACCTGTTTCTCTGCCGCAGGAATCTGATGACCTGAAGAAAGTGCATGACGAGTACATGGCATCCAAAGCCACGAAAAATCTGCCTTCGCTGATGAAATCTATCATGCCGATTGCGGTGCCGATTCTGCTGATTCTGGTGAAATCGCTGGCAAGCCTGCTGGAAAAACAGTTGGGATTTGACGGGTTGTCGGAAAGCGCGCTGGGCGCGGTGATCAACTTTGTCGGCCATCCTGTGATTGCCTTGTCTATCAGTACGCTGCTGGCGGTTTATACCCTGACACCGTATCTGGACAAAGAAACCACGACCCGCAAGCTGGAAGAAGGGATTTCCACCTCAGGGATTATCCTGCTGGTGACTGGTGCAGGTGGTGCGCTGGGCAGCGTACTGCGTGAATCGGGTGCGGGTACTGAAATCGCCAACCAGATTGCGGCACTGTCTATTTCACCCATCATGATCCCGTTCATCATCGCGACTCTGGTCCGTGTGATTCAGGGCAGCGGCACGGTATCCATGATCACCGCAGCATCGATTTCTGCGCCGGTTCTGGCTGAAATGGAAGGCATCAACATGCTTTTTGCCGCATCTGCCGCGACCATGGGCAGTTTGTTTGCCGGTTACTTCAACGACAGCCTGTTCCACATCGTGAACCGTCTGATGGGTGTGACCGAAGTGCGTAAGCAACTGGTGATCTGGACGGTACCGACGACCATCGCCTGGTCAATCGGCGGTTCGCTGGTGATGATTCTGAACCTGATCTTCGGCAGCCAGGGCAGTGTGTTCGACCCGGTTGTACCACTGTTGTTCCTGGCGGGTTGTATCTACTTCG
- the denD gene encoding D-erythronate dehydrogenase: MKIIITGGAGFLGAMLTDTLLQRYDDIERIKIVDRIAPDLSQFDSRVSAVVGDITHPADIDSLIDADTTHVFHLAAIVSSHAEEDFDLGMKVNLLATQLLLEKCRQVNPAIRFVFSSSLAVFGGELPDLIEPMTATQPSSSYGTQKAIGELLVNDYGRKGFVDAITVRLPTICIRPGLPNKAASSFVSGIIREPLKGETSNCPVEPTLPLWISSPETVIDNIIHASQLPADAIKGYRTFNLPGIQVTPAEMIAAMTETVGAGFAERVSYEADAAIARIVGSWPKGFNNASELTLGFKADKDFQSVLKAYLAKYPVREEEAI, translated from the coding sequence ATGAAAATAATTATTACAGGCGGGGCAGGCTTTTTAGGAGCCATGCTTACCGACACCCTGCTACAACGTTATGACGACATCGAGCGAATCAAGATAGTGGATCGCATCGCCCCGGATCTGAGTCAGTTCGACAGCCGTGTCAGTGCGGTTGTGGGCGACATTACTCACCCGGCAGATATTGATTCGCTGATTGATGCCGACACCACCCATGTTTTCCATCTGGCGGCGATTGTGTCGAGCCATGCCGAAGAAGATTTCGATCTCGGTATGAAAGTGAATTTGCTGGCCACCCAGCTATTGCTGGAAAAATGCCGTCAGGTGAATCCGGCGATCCGCTTTGTGTTCTCCAGTTCACTGGCGGTGTTTGGTGGCGAGCTGCCGGATCTGATTGAGCCTATGACGGCGACTCAACCTAGCTCTTCTTACGGGACGCAAAAAGCCATCGGTGAGTTGCTGGTTAACGACTACGGCCGTAAAGGTTTTGTCGATGCCATTACTGTGCGCCTGCCGACTATTTGTATTCGCCCGGGTTTGCCGAACAAAGCGGCGTCGTCTTTTGTCAGCGGGATCATCCGTGAACCGCTGAAAGGCGAAACGTCAAACTGCCCGGTTGAGCCAACGCTGCCACTGTGGATTTCCAGCCCGGAAACAGTGATCGATAACATTATCCATGCCAGCCAGTTACCGGCTGACGCCATCAAAGGTTATCGTACCTTTAATCTGCCTGGTATTCAGGTGACGCCTGCAGAGATGATCGCGGCCATGACAGAGACGGTGGGCGCCGGGTTTGCTGAGCGTGTGAGCTACGAGGCGGATGCCGCGATTGCCCGGATTGTCGGCAGCTGGCCGAAAGGGTTTAATAATGCGTCGGAACTGACGTTGGGTTTTAAAGCGGATAAGGATTTCCAGTCGGTACTTAAGGCGTATTTAGCTAAGTATCCGGTACGCGAAGAGGAGGCGATCTAA
- the otnI gene encoding 2-oxo-tetronate isomerase, with the protein MARFAANLTMLFTEVPFTERFGQASKAGFKAVEFLFPYEYEAELLAEQLRTHQLEQALFNMPPGDWAAGERGIAALPDRIEEFEQSVEIALHYAQALSCKKVHAMAGILSPDFSVEAHRETFIRNLRYAADRFAVHGICVMIEPLNSRDVPGYFVAHQRDAVALIKAIDRPNVKLQFDVYHAQIMDGDLSVLIKEVADYIGHVQIASVPSRNEPYEGEVNYPFLFGELDKSGYQDWIGCEYNPRQGTLEGLGWVTPYL; encoded by the coding sequence ATGGCCAGATTTGCAGCCAACCTCACCATGCTGTTCACTGAAGTGCCTTTTACAGAGCGCTTCGGTCAGGCCAGCAAAGCCGGATTCAAAGCCGTTGAATTTTTGTTTCCCTATGAATATGAAGCGGAATTGTTGGCAGAACAGCTCAGAACACATCAGCTTGAGCAGGCACTCTTTAATATGCCGCCGGGCGATTGGGCGGCGGGTGAGCGTGGCATTGCCGCTCTGCCGGATCGCATTGAAGAGTTTGAGCAAAGTGTTGAGATTGCCCTTCATTACGCGCAGGCACTGAGCTGTAAAAAGGTGCATGCCATGGCAGGTATTCTCAGTCCTGACTTCTCGGTTGAAGCACACAGAGAAACCTTTATCCGTAATTTGCGCTATGCCGCTGATCGCTTTGCCGTACACGGTATCTGCGTGATGATTGAGCCGCTGAACAGCCGTGATGTGCCGGGCTATTTCGTGGCCCATCAGCGTGACGCTGTCGCGCTAATTAAAGCTATCGACCGACCGAATGTGAAACTGCAGTTCGATGTGTATCACGCGCAAATCATGGACGGCGATCTGTCTGTTCTGATCAAAGAGGTCGCGGATTACATCGGCCATGTGCAGATAGCATCTGTGCCAAGCCGTAATGAACCCTACGAGGGTGAAGTGAATTACCCCTTCCTGTTCGGCGAGCTGGACAAGTCGGGTTATCAGGACTGGATCGGGTGTGAGTACAACCCGCGACAAGGCACACTAGAAGGCCTGGGCTGGGTAACACCTTATCTGTAA
- a CDS encoding aldolase, whose product MTEQALREDMVTLARSMFERGYATGGAGNLSLKLPDGNFLTTPTGSSFGRLVAERLSVVDIDGNHLSGDRPSKEIAFHLAIYRNSPDCNAIVHLHSTYLTALSCLEGLDPDNAIKPFTPYYVMRVGQLPVIPYLRPGDPQIATELANRAADYRAFLLANHGPVITGTDLRDAVDNAEELEETAKLALMLDGKAIRYLTDAEVSDLKGRGK is encoded by the coding sequence ATGACTGAACAAGCGTTAAGAGAAGACATGGTGACGCTTGCCCGTTCGATGTTTGAGCGGGGCTATGCCACCGGTGGGGCAGGGAATCTGTCTCTTAAACTCCCTGACGGCAATTTTCTGACCACGCCGACAGGCTCTTCCTTCGGACGTTTGGTGGCGGAACGTCTGTCGGTGGTGGATATCGACGGTAATCATTTGTCGGGAGATCGCCCTTCAAAAGAGATTGCATTCCATCTGGCGATTTACCGCAACAGCCCGGATTGTAATGCCATTGTGCATTTGCACTCCACTTACCTGACGGCTTTGTCGTGTCTGGAAGGACTGGATCCTGACAATGCGATTAAACCCTTCACACCGTATTACGTGATGCGGGTTGGTCAGCTGCCGGTGATCCCTTATCTGCGTCCGGGCGATCCGCAAATTGCAACGGAACTGGCCAATCGTGCGGCTGACTACCGTGCATTCCTGCTAGCCAATCACGGCCCGGTCATTACCGGGACAGATCTGCGTGATGCGGTGGATAACGCCGAAGAGCTGGAAGAAACCGCTAAACTGGCGCTGATGCTCGATGGCAAAGCCATTCGTTATCTGACCGATGCGGAAGTCAGCGATCTGAAAGGGAGAGGCAAATAA
- the otnK gene encoding 3-oxo-tetronate kinase, whose translation MLLGVIADDFTGATDIAGFLVANGMKTIQLNGVPADALSADADAVVISLKSRSCPVDQAVTDSVAALRWLQAAGCQQFYFKYCSTFDSTADGNIGPVTDALLAELNESFTVICPSLPVNGRTVCHGNLFVNGELLSESGMRHHPVTPMTDANLMRLMNAQAQGVSGLVDYQTIDQGTSAVVTAFDQLQAQGVQYAVLDTLNNQHLVTIGEACKNLKLVTGGSGLAAGIARNWVTAQSGQAEALSAGHPQAGKTVVLSGSCSVMTNKQVGQYQRVAPHFALDVKACLTDDNYGNTVCDWVLENLGGEYAPMVFATANPEMLKIIQAEYGAQASSQAVEQFFSQLAHRLREQGVRNFIVAGGETSGVVTQSLGVKGFHIGPQIAPGVPWVTAIDQELSLALKSGNFGDESFFTTAQGFFHD comes from the coding sequence ATGTTACTCGGAGTCATTGCTGACGATTTTACCGGTGCCACTGACATCGCAGGTTTTCTGGTTGCCAACGGCATGAAGACCATTCAGCTCAATGGCGTGCCTGCTGATGCGCTGAGCGCAGACGCCGATGCCGTGGTCATCAGCCTGAAATCCCGCTCCTGCCCTGTGGATCAGGCTGTCACCGATTCTGTGGCGGCATTACGCTGGTTACAAGCTGCCGGTTGTCAGCAGTTTTACTTCAAATACTGCTCAACCTTTGACAGTACAGCCGACGGCAATATTGGACCGGTCACCGATGCCTTACTGGCGGAACTGAATGAATCTTTTACTGTGATTTGTCCATCGCTTCCGGTCAACGGCCGTACCGTCTGTCACGGCAACCTGTTTGTCAACGGAGAGCTGCTGAGCGAATCCGGTATGCGTCATCACCCGGTGACCCCCATGACGGATGCCAACCTGATGCGACTGATGAATGCCCAGGCGCAGGGTGTGAGCGGACTGGTGGATTATCAGACCATAGATCAAGGCACAAGTGCGGTAGTGACAGCCTTTGACCAGCTGCAAGCTCAGGGCGTGCAGTACGCTGTGCTTGATACGCTCAACAATCAGCATCTGGTCACTATTGGTGAAGCCTGTAAAAACCTCAAATTGGTGACAGGTGGCTCAGGGCTGGCTGCCGGTATCGCCCGAAACTGGGTAACGGCGCAGTCCGGGCAGGCCGAAGCACTGTCAGCTGGTCATCCGCAAGCCGGTAAAACCGTGGTGCTGTCGGGGTCGTGTTCCGTGATGACCAACAAGCAAGTGGGACAGTATCAACGTGTGGCGCCGCACTTTGCTTTGGATGTCAAAGCCTGCCTGACTGATGACAATTACGGTAACACAGTGTGTGACTGGGTGCTGGAGAACCTGGGCGGTGAATACGCGCCTATGGTGTTCGCGACCGCCAACCCTGAAATGCTGAAAATCATTCAGGCCGAATACGGAGCACAGGCGTCCAGCCAGGCTGTGGAGCAGTTCTTCAGCCAGCTGGCACACCGGCTGCGTGAACAGGGTGTGCGTAACTTTATTGTGGCTGGCGGTGAAACATCCGGGGTGGTCACTCAGAGTCTGGGCGTGAAAGGTTTCCATATTGGCCCGCAAATCGCTCCGGGGGTGCCCTGGGTGACGGCAATCGATCAGGAGCTGTCGCTGGCACTGAAATCCGGCAACTTTGGTGACGAATCATTTTTTACGACTGCACAAGGATTTTTCCATGACTGA
- the ltnD gene encoding L-threonate dehydrogenase: protein MSKMHSVAVIGLGSMGMGVATSCIRAGFDVYGIDLSDAARQALATAGAKGTSHQCTDFAAQLDAVIVLVVNAKQVNAVLFESGLAASLKAGTPVMVCATISADDAKAIAAKLAQYDLCMLDAPVSGGAAKAASGELTVMASGEPRVFDHLEPVLNAVAAKVYNVGPEIGKGSTVKIIHQLLAGVHIAVGAEAMAMAARADIPLDLMYDVVTNAAGNSWMFENRMKHVVEGDYTPTSMVDIFVKDLGLVADSAKAMHFPLPLASTALNMFTEASNAGFGQEDDSAVIKIFSGIELPKKER from the coding sequence ATGAGTAAAATGCATTCTGTTGCCGTGATCGGACTGGGTTCTATGGGGATGGGCGTTGCAACGTCCTGTATCCGGGCCGGGTTTGATGTCTACGGTATTGATCTGAGCGATGCGGCTCGTCAGGCACTGGCTACTGCGGGTGCAAAGGGCACATCTCACCAATGCACGGATTTTGCCGCTCAGCTTGATGCCGTGATTGTGCTGGTGGTCAATGCGAAGCAGGTGAACGCTGTATTGTTTGAGTCGGGACTGGCTGCCTCACTCAAAGCCGGTACGCCTGTCATGGTGTGCGCCACGATTTCTGCCGACGATGCCAAAGCGATTGCAGCCAAACTGGCACAGTACGACTTATGCATGCTCGATGCCCCTGTGTCGGGCGGTGCAGCCAAAGCGGCCAGCGGGGAGCTGACAGTGATGGCATCCGGTGAGCCGCGTGTGTTTGACCACCTGGAACCTGTCCTGAATGCGGTTGCGGCCAAGGTTTACAACGTGGGGCCGGAGATTGGGAAAGGCTCGACGGTGAAAATTATTCACCAGTTGCTGGCTGGCGTTCACATTGCGGTGGGAGCCGAAGCCATGGCTATGGCAGCGCGTGCCGATATTCCGCTGGATCTGATGTACGACGTGGTCACCAACGCGGCTGGCAATTCCTGGATGTTTGAAAACCGCATGAAGCATGTGGTGGAGGGGGATTACACCCCAACCTCAATGGTCGATATTTTTGTCAAAGACCTGGGTTTGGTGGCCGACAGTGCAAAAGCGATGCACTTCCCGCTGCCGCTTGCCAGCACCGCGCTCAATATGTTTACCGAGGCCAGTAATGCTGGCTTTGGTCAGGAAGACGACAGCGCCGTCATCAAGATTTTCTCGGGCATCGAACTGCCGAAAAAGGAGCGTTAA
- a CDS encoding DeoR/GlpR family DNA-binding transcription regulator — MIPAERQRAILALLGNQQVISINELTQHLDVSHMTIRRDIAKLEADGRVMSVSGGVQLSESIHIELPHDDKIAQQRDEKARIGQHAASYIKPHSTIYLDAGTTTLEIAHQLNQRDDLTVITNDFAIAAYLMAHSDCMLYHTGGKVDRHNQSCVGDKAVSLLREMNVDMAFISSSSWNQRGISTPSEDKVTVKRAIVAAAKTNYLVTDASKYGKVATFHALDISSFDKVITDQALSDSSLHDFAEKGIEIDRV; from the coding sequence ATGATTCCTGCTGAACGTCAACGCGCCATCCTGGCCTTATTAGGAAACCAACAAGTCATCAGCATCAATGAGCTGACCCAACACCTGGATGTATCGCACATGACGATACGCCGTGATATTGCCAAGCTGGAGGCCGATGGCCGGGTGATGTCTGTTTCAGGAGGCGTGCAGCTGTCTGAATCGATTCACATCGAGTTGCCCCACGACGATAAAATCGCCCAGCAACGAGATGAGAAAGCCAGGATCGGGCAGCATGCGGCCAGCTATATCAAGCCGCACAGTACGATTTATCTGGATGCAGGCACCACAACGCTGGAAATCGCGCACCAGTTAAACCAAAGAGATGATCTGACCGTGATCACCAATGATTTCGCCATTGCCGCGTATCTGATGGCGCACTCGGATTGCATGCTTTATCACACTGGCGGAAAAGTCGATCGCCATAATCAATCCTGTGTGGGAGACAAAGCGGTGTCCCTGTTAAGGGAAATGAATGTAGATATGGCCTTCATCTCATCGTCGTCCTGGAATCAACGCGGCATCTCTACGCCCAGCGAAGACAAAGTCACGGTGAAACGGGCGATTGTGGCGGCAGCCAAAACCAATTATCTGGTTACAGACGCGTCAAAGTACGGCAAGGTGGCGACCTTTCATGCGCTGGACATCAGTAGCTTTGACAAAGTCATCACTGACCAGGCCCTGTCGGACAGCAGCCTGCATGATTTTGCCGAAAAAGGCATTGAGATAGACAGAGTTTAG
- a CDS encoding AraC family transcriptional regulator yields MGRQKTKITYGHVNELDGLAYLNADYIEQTFSRHAHEGYCVGVISEGAQGFYHNGAEHLAPQNTIILVNADEIHTGYSATETGWSYRALYPLPQHFEQISQDLGQPEYGAPYFRQSVVKDDALAASLRHLFNTLDHSEDTLLRETLIYTTLTQLVLKHGGSRLNIKPTKGSAQSLYLVKEFLDEYPQWPVSLTELAALACMTPFSLVRAFKRQFGLPPHAYQIQARLRVARQMLKRGLSIKDAAAEAGFHDQSHFHRHFKSAMGITPGHYMKHV; encoded by the coding sequence ATGGGCAGGCAGAAAACGAAGATCACATACGGCCATGTGAATGAACTGGATGGTCTGGCATATCTGAATGCTGATTATATTGAACAGACTTTTTCCCGCCATGCTCACGAAGGGTATTGCGTCGGTGTGATCAGTGAAGGTGCTCAGGGCTTTTACCACAACGGCGCCGAACACCTGGCCCCGCAAAACACCATTATTCTGGTGAACGCAGACGAGATTCACACAGGCTATTCCGCTACGGAAACGGGCTGGAGTTATCGCGCCCTGTATCCGTTACCTCAGCATTTTGAACAAATCAGCCAGGATTTAGGACAGCCTGAATACGGCGCGCCTTACTTCCGGCAGTCCGTGGTGAAAGATGATGCATTAGCCGCCAGTTTACGTCACTTGTTCAATACGCTCGACCACTCTGAGGATACCCTGCTCAGAGAAACCCTGATCTACACCACACTGACGCAGCTGGTCCTCAAGCATGGCGGCTCCCGGCTGAACATCAAACCGACCAAAGGTTCAGCACAATCGCTGTATCTGGTGAAAGAATTTCTGGATGAGTACCCGCAGTGGCCGGTCAGCCTGACTGAGCTGGCAGCCCTGGCCTGCATGACGCCTTTCAGCCTGGTGCGGGCCTTCAAACGCCAATTTGGTTTACCGCCGCACGCCTATCAGATTCAGGCCAGACTCAGAGTTGCCCGGCAAATGCTCAAACGCGGATTGTCGATCAAAGATGCTGCCGCAGAAGCCGGGTTTCACGACCAGAGCCATTTTCACCGTCATTTCAAAAGTGCCATGGGCATCACGCCCGGCCACTATATGAAACACGTATAA
- a CDS encoding DUF4145 domain-containing protein, with protein MIIASAFSLVFLVLAYTHVFVETIDVDAITIVLMVLATLPWVFPYLKSLELPGGIKVEMKNALEKVEQAAAEIDDSGQSSGYQGVDTALAFIALRVEIEKIVRRYHPDLRSSPYSLPARLHKLAKENVINQHLADALLDIVKLGNAASQGQFVPSEEAELILMRSGPLLDKLEHNLSQSSMAQSAVI; from the coding sequence ATGATCATTGCATCCGCGTTTTCCCTCGTCTTTCTGGTTCTGGCCTATACCCATGTGTTTGTCGAGACCATCGATGTCGATGCCATTACCATTGTCCTGATGGTCTTAGCCACCCTGCCCTGGGTATTTCCTTACCTGAAATCGCTGGAGTTGCCAGGGGGAATTAAAGTTGAAATGAAAAACGCGCTGGAAAAAGTAGAGCAGGCTGCTGCTGAAATCGATGACTCCGGGCAATCCAGTGGGTATCAGGGTGTGGATACAGCCCTTGCCTTTATCGCCTTACGGGTAGAAATAGAAAAAATCGTCCGCCGCTATCACCCGGATTTGCGCTCAAGCCCTTATTCTCTGCCTGCGAGGCTGCACAAACTGGCAAAAGAAAACGTGATTAATCAGCACTTGGCCGATGCCCTGCTCGATATCGTTAAGCTAGGCAACGCCGCCTCTCAGGGGCAATTTGTTCCCTCAGAAGAAGCAGAGTTGATCTTGATGCGATCCGGACCGTTACTGGACAAACTGGAACATAACCTGAGCCAGTCCAGTATGGCGCAGTCTGCAGTGATTTAA
- a CDS encoding LTA synthase family protein: protein MQKLKSLTGVMFPIVLFALLSLILLSVSRVVLTLWQVDHITSWQDWPSILLSGIRVDVATLCWLLILPSMLLALLPTKGLLGQIWLFILRLWLVAGLWILVYMELATPSFITEYNLRPNRLFIEYLVYPKEVFSMLWVGYKLELAVGLIGSVLTLCLGWLLSGYAVRDLNAPRWYWRPVLAVFVVILGVMGARSTFQHRPLNPAMVAFSTDPLLNDLTLNSSYSVIFAAKNMASEKNAEEFYGSMPLEDIIATVRASSGRPEAFLSDDIPTLNTNLPTVEGQKNLVILLQESLGARFVGGLGGLPLTPNLDALMQEGWNFTQVYATGTRSVRGIEAMTTGFTPTPSRAVVKLSKSQTGFYTIAELLDRQGYHTQFIYGGESHFDNMKSFFLGNGFEDIVDLPDFVNPKFVGSWGASDQDLYDMADKQFTKLHQTGQPFFSLVFTSSNHSPYEFPDGEIELYEQPEHTRNNAVKYSDKALGEFFAKAKQSEYWKDTVFIVIADHDARAEGNVPVPVDRFHIPAVILGGDIQPRQDDRLASNIDMAPTLLSLIGADNTSPMIGHDMTKEIAPEYQRAMMQFDKNFGYLTRDKLVVLQPGKAPIGYQYDFSRQTLLPSDITEQESQRALAHALLGGKLYREGRYRLPPQTDQQQAMAVSH, encoded by the coding sequence ATGCAAAAGCTTAAATCTCTAACCGGGGTGATGTTTCCCATCGTCCTCTTTGCTCTGCTGTCTCTGATTCTGCTCAGTGTGTCCCGCGTTGTGCTCACTCTCTGGCAGGTTGATCACATTACCAGCTGGCAAGATTGGCCATCAATCCTTTTATCCGGCATCAGAGTCGATGTCGCGACACTGTGCTGGCTGTTGATTCTTCCTTCGATGCTATTGGCATTGCTGCCGACGAAAGGGCTTCTGGGCCAGATTTGGTTGTTTATTCTCCGGCTATGGCTGGTGGCGGGCTTGTGGATTCTGGTTTACATGGAACTGGCGACCCCAAGCTTTATTACCGAATATAATTTGCGTCCAAACCGTTTATTCATTGAATACCTGGTTTATCCGAAAGAAGTCTTCAGCATGTTGTGGGTGGGCTATAAGCTGGAATTGGCTGTCGGACTGATTGGTTCAGTACTCACCCTGTGCCTTGGCTGGTTGCTCAGTGGCTATGCTGTGCGTGATTTGAACGCTCCCCGCTGGTACTGGCGTCCTGTGCTGGCTGTTTTTGTGGTCATTCTTGGTGTGATGGGCGCCCGTTCAACTTTCCAGCACCGGCCGCTGAATCCGGCCATGGTGGCGTTTTCTACCGATCCGCTGCTGAACGATCTGACACTGAACTCCTCTTATTCGGTCATTTTTGCTGCCAAGAATATGGCCTCAGAAAAAAATGCGGAAGAGTTTTACGGATCCATGCCGCTTGAGGACATCATTGCGACAGTGCGTGCGTCGTCTGGCCGTCCCGAGGCTTTCTTATCAGATGATATTCCAACACTGAATACTAATCTGCCAACAGTTGAAGGTCAGAAAAATCTGGTGATTCTGCTTCAGGAAAGTCTGGGTGCACGTTTTGTCGGTGGCTTAGGTGGCTTGCCGCTCACGCCGAATCTGGATGCCCTGATGCAAGAAGGCTGGAATTTCACTCAGGTGTATGCCACAGGAACGCGCTCAGTACGGGGGATTGAAGCGATGACAACCGGCTTTACACCCACGCCTTCCCGTGCGGTTGTGAAGTTAAGCAAAAGCCAGACTGGGTTTTATACCATTGCCGAGCTGCTGGATCGCCAGGGTTACCACACCCAGTTCATCTACGGTGGAGAAAGCCATTTTGACAATATGAAGTCTTTCTTCCTGGGTAATGGCTTTGAAGATATTGTGGATTTGCCTGACTTCGTCAATCCTAAATTTGTCGGCTCATGGGGCGCGTCCGATCAGGATCTGTATGACATGGCAGATAAACAATTCACCAAGCTGCATCAAACGGGTCAGCCTTTCTTTAGCTTAGTGTTCACCAGTAGTAACCACTCACCCTACGAATTTCCTGATGGTGAAATCGAACTGTACGAACAACCTGAGCATACCCGCAATAATGCGGTGAAGTATTCCGATAAAGCTTTAGGCGAGTTCTTCGCCAAAGCCAAGCAATCGGAATACTGGAAAGACACGGTATTTATTGTGATTGCCGATCATGATGCCCGTGCCGAAGGCAATGTCCCGGTTCCGGTCGATCGCTTTCATATTCCGGCCGTTATTCTGGGTGGAGATATTCAGCCTCGTCAGGACGACCGCCTGGCCAGCAACATCGATATGGCTCCGACGCTGCTGTCACTGATTGGTGCAGATAACACCTCGCCGATGATTGGCCATGACATGACCAAAGAGATCGCGCCGGAATATCAGCGTGCAATGATGCAGTTCGACAAAAACTTCGGGTATCTGACCAGAGATAAACTGGTTGTGCTGCAACCGGGTAAAGCGCCTATTGGCTACCAGTATGATTTTTCCCGGCAGACGTTACTCCCTTCAGACATTACCGAGCAGGAATCCCAGCGTGCGCTGGCCCATGCTTTGCTGGGCGGCAAACTCTATCGGGAAGGGCGTTATCGTCTGCCACCGCAGACGGATCAGCAGCAAGCGATGGCCGTGAGCCACTAA
- a CDS encoding diacylglycerol kinase: MKPGNTGLVRIVKATGYSVQGLKAAWQHEAAIRQEIILLVVLTTISFFLPVSFIEHILLVASLFLVVIVELLNSAIEAVVDRIGSELHELSGRAKDIGSAAVFVSLLLAGGIWLAIVLKLFW, encoded by the coding sequence ATGAAACCGGGTAATACTGGGTTGGTACGTATCGTGAAAGCGACGGGCTATTCTGTACAGGGCCTGAAAGCTGCCTGGCAGCATGAAGCGGCCATCAGACAGGAAATTATTCTGCTTGTTGTACTGACAACCATTTCATTTTTCCTGCCGGTCAGTTTTATCGAGCACATCTTGCTCGTTGCCAGTCTGTTTCTGGTTGTGATTGTTGAGTTGCTTAATTCAGCGATTGAGGCAGTGGTCGACCGAATTGGCAGTGAACTTCACGAATTAAGCGGCCGGGCGAAAGATATTGGCTCTGCGGCGGTATTTGTTTCTCTGCTGCTGGCCGGTGGCATCTGGCTGGCGATCGTCCTGAAGTTGTTTTGGTAA